A single region of the Marinobacter salinus genome encodes:
- the leuB gene encoding 3-isopropylmalate dehydrogenase — protein MSRTVLMLPGDGIGPEIVAEAEKVLKKVNEQFGLKLSFDYALVGGAALDATDNPLPDETLEKARNADAILLGAVGGPKWDSLPMASRPEKGLLGLRSNLKLFANLRPAILYPQLASASSLKPEVVSGLDIMIVRELTGGIYFGQPRGLRELESGERQGYNTYAYTESEIRRIGRVAFEAAQQRGKKLCSVDKANVLEVTVLWREIMNDLRREYPDVELSHMYVDNAAMQLVRAPKQFDVIVTGNMFGDILSDEAAMLTGSIGMLPSASLNAEKQGMYEPCHGSAPDIAGQGVANPLATILSAAMMLRYSLGEDKAAEAIEAAVSKVLDQGLRTADIMSGEGRKVSTREMGEAVLAAL, from the coding sequence ATGTCCAGAACCGTATTGATGTTGCCGGGCGACGGTATCGGGCCCGAAATTGTCGCTGAAGCCGAAAAAGTGCTGAAAAAAGTAAACGAACAATTTGGCCTGAAACTCAGCTTTGACTATGCCCTGGTTGGTGGGGCCGCGCTGGATGCAACCGATAACCCTTTGCCGGATGAGACTCTGGAAAAGGCCAGGAACGCCGATGCCATTCTTCTGGGGGCTGTCGGTGGCCCGAAATGGGACAGCCTTCCTATGGCGAGCCGCCCTGAGAAGGGGCTCCTGGGGCTTCGGTCAAACCTGAAGCTGTTTGCGAACCTGCGGCCGGCAATTCTTTACCCGCAGCTGGCGTCTGCCTCTTCCCTGAAGCCGGAAGTGGTGTCTGGTCTCGATATCATGATTGTTCGTGAACTCACTGGCGGCATCTATTTTGGCCAACCCAGGGGTCTTCGGGAGCTGGAGAGTGGAGAGCGGCAGGGTTATAACACCTATGCCTACACCGAATCCGAAATTCGCAGAATCGGCCGGGTGGCGTTCGAAGCTGCTCAGCAGCGGGGCAAGAAGCTTTGCTCGGTGGATAAGGCGAATGTGTTGGAAGTTACTGTTCTGTGGCGCGAAATCATGAACGACCTGCGCCGGGAATACCCGGACGTGGAACTCTCTCATATGTACGTTGATAACGCGGCGATGCAGCTGGTTCGGGCACCCAAGCAGTTCGATGTGATTGTGACTGGCAACATGTTTGGTGATATTCTTTCTGACGAAGCGGCCATGCTGACCGGTTCCATCGGTATGTTGCCTTCGGCATCACTGAACGCTGAGAAGCAGGGCATGTATGAGCCTTGCCATGGCTCAGCACCCGATATCGCCGGTCAGGGGGTTGCTAATCCGCTGGCTACAATTCTCAGTGCTGCAATGATGTTGCGTTACAGCCTGGGTGAAGACAAGGCAGCTGAGGCCATCGAAGCTGCAGTCAGCAAGGTACTGGATCAGGGATTGCGCACGGCGGATATCATGTCCGGTGAAGGCCGGAAGGTTTCGACCCGTGAAATGGGCGAAGCCGTACTGGCCGCTCTGTAA
- a CDS encoding PilT/PilU family type 4a pilus ATPase, translating to MGFDDYLRILAKHDGSDLYLSTGAPPCAKFHGSLKPIDRTPLAPGIIKEIAYSIMDDEQVSEFEQELEMNLAYSIRSVGRFRINIFRQRNEISIVARNIVTDIPNADDLGLPSILKDVVMAKRGLVLFVGATGSGKSTSLAALIDHRNSNSAGHIITIEDPVEYIHRHKKSIVNQREVGVDTRSFQKALKNTLRQAPDVILIGEIRDRETMEHALAFAETGHLCISTLHANNANQALDRIINFFPEERRAQLLMDLAMNLRAFISQRLIPTVDKKRCAAIEILLGTPIISELILRGEFDGIKEIMEKSANLGMQTFDLALFNLWKDGKISEEEALKNADSANNLRLKIKLHGQGGAGSTSSPKSGAPSGSGLSLQMEDDEDDSPE from the coding sequence ATGGGGTTTGATGACTACTTACGAATTCTGGCCAAACACGATGGTTCGGACCTTTATCTGAGCACCGGTGCGCCGCCCTGCGCCAAGTTTCACGGCAGCCTCAAGCCCATTGACCGAACACCATTGGCTCCTGGCATCATCAAAGAAATCGCCTATTCGATTATGGACGATGAACAGGTTTCCGAGTTTGAGCAAGAGCTGGAAATGAATCTGGCGTATAGCATTCGTAGCGTCGGCCGCTTCCGTATCAACATTTTCCGCCAGCGCAACGAAATCTCCATCGTCGCTCGCAACATTGTCACAGACATTCCCAATGCCGATGACCTGGGACTCCCATCCATCCTCAAGGATGTGGTGATGGCAAAACGCGGCCTGGTACTGTTTGTCGGGGCTACCGGTTCAGGAAAATCAACCTCACTGGCGGCACTGATTGACCACCGCAATTCCAACTCGGCCGGCCACATCATCACCATTGAGGACCCGGTCGAATACATTCACCGGCACAAGAAAAGCATTGTGAACCAACGGGAAGTTGGCGTTGATACCCGCAGTTTCCAGAAAGCGTTGAAAAACACTCTGCGCCAGGCACCCGACGTCATTCTGATAGGCGAAATCCGTGACCGGGAAACCATGGAACACGCGCTTGCCTTTGCCGAGACAGGGCACCTGTGCATCTCAACACTGCACGCGAACAACGCCAACCAGGCGCTGGACCGGATCATTAACTTTTTTCCGGAAGAGCGTCGCGCCCAACTCCTGATGGACCTCGCGATGAACCTGCGCGCGTTTATATCGCAACGTTTAATCCCAACGGTCGATAAAAAACGGTGTGCTGCCATCGAAATCCTGCTCGGCACTCCCATAATCAGCGAGCTGATCCTTCGCGGCGAATTCGACGGCATCAAGGAGATCATGGAGAAGTCGGCAAATCTTGGGATGCAGACCTTCGATCTTGCTCTCTTCAACCTTTGGAAAGACGGGAAGATTTCGGAGGAGGAAGCGCTCAAGAACGCCGATTCCGCAAACAACCTCCGCCTGAAAATCAAACTGCATGGTCAAGGCGGCGCAGGAAGCACCTCATCGCCGAAAAGCGGTGCACCCTCCGGCAGCGGTCTGTCCCTTCAGATGGAAGACGATGAGGACGACTCGCCCGAATAG
- a CDS encoding MFS transporter, protein MRAFNIYWRLSNLYFWFFALLGGLLPYWSLYLDGQGFSYLQIATLMATIQLTKIVAPSVWGWLGDRTGQRVRLVRFGAIVGSLFFTGVFLEPGFYGLLLVMLAFTFFWNAILPLYEVITLRTLGTQKDKYGRVRLWGSVGFIVAVGLVGGVLELVPIQLLPWLLLPVFAGIAVSAFLVPAERGERKPAAPKGSLKEIVTHPAVVAFFLMNFLLQVSHGAYYTFFSIHLEQHGYGKLSIGLLWSLGVIAEIALFLAMHRLSRRFSVRQIAIGALTLTMIRWVLIAEVTDVVAVLIFAQCLHAASYGALHAISVQYIQGFFGKHHHGQGQALYSGLTFGAGGALGAWISGFLVDGFSTSAAFWGGAVAMLFAIGITWRGLRPPPSEEKNQSSYSGESSSSSSI, encoded by the coding sequence TTGAGAGCGTTCAATATCTACTGGAGACTGTCCAACCTTTACTTCTGGTTTTTTGCCCTTCTCGGAGGGCTTTTACCGTATTGGTCCCTGTATCTTGACGGGCAGGGCTTTTCCTACCTCCAGATCGCCACGCTGATGGCGACCATCCAGTTAACCAAGATTGTCGCGCCCAGTGTCTGGGGCTGGCTGGGTGACCGGACCGGGCAGCGCGTCCGGCTGGTGCGTTTCGGAGCGATTGTTGGCTCGCTGTTCTTTACCGGGGTCTTCCTTGAGCCCGGTTTCTATGGTCTTTTGCTGGTCATGCTGGCGTTTACCTTCTTCTGGAACGCCATTCTTCCTCTTTATGAGGTAATCACTCTTCGAACGCTGGGCACGCAAAAGGACAAGTACGGCAGGGTCCGGCTTTGGGGTTCAGTAGGTTTCATTGTCGCGGTCGGCCTGGTTGGTGGTGTGCTTGAGCTCGTTCCAATTCAACTCCTGCCCTGGCTGTTGCTTCCGGTGTTTGCGGGCATTGCGGTGTCAGCGTTTCTCGTGCCCGCCGAGCGGGGAGAGCGCAAGCCCGCGGCCCCAAAAGGAAGCCTGAAAGAGATTGTGACGCATCCGGCTGTCGTTGCGTTTTTTTTGATGAATTTCCTGCTCCAGGTATCCCACGGAGCCTATTACACCTTCTTTAGCATCCATCTGGAGCAACACGGTTACGGTAAGCTGTCGATTGGTTTGCTTTGGTCTTTAGGGGTTATCGCCGAGATCGCGCTGTTTCTGGCGATGCACCGGTTGTCCCGTCGCTTCAGCGTTCGGCAGATCGCTATAGGGGCCTTGACACTGACCATGATCCGGTGGGTCTTGATCGCTGAGGTTACCGATGTGGTTGCGGTTCTGATATTTGCGCAGTGTCTGCACGCGGCTTCCTATGGGGCGCTCCACGCCATATCGGTTCAATACATTCAGGGTTTTTTTGGCAAGCACCACCACGGGCAGGGTCAGGCTCTGTACAGCGGCCTGACCTTCGGCGCCGGCGGCGCTTTGGGCGCCTGGATCTCGGGCTTTCTGGTTGATGGCTTCAGTACGTCGGCTGCTTTCTGGGGAGGTGCTGTCGCCATGCTGTTTGCAATCGGGATTACGTGGCGGGGGCTGAGGCCGCCGCCATCCGAAGAAAAAAACCAATCGTCCTATTCGGGCGAGTCGTCCTCATCGTCTTCCATCTGA
- a CDS encoding LysR family transcriptional regulator encodes MDSNSLSAFLSIVDQGSFSEAAELLHLTQPAISKRLAALENQLGVTLIDRSNRQVRLTDAGARLLPHARRILDEIHNARVSLLPDNQELAGELHIIASHHIGLHHLPNWLRRFTKDYPEVTLNLQFMESDAAYSQMRKRNAELAFVTLSDSMESHFMVYEQWPDPMAFVVGLDHELALKKSVSLKDLAMYPAILPDTTTATYRAVSRLFLEANLPLQQQIPTNYLETIKMMTSVGLGWSVLPVSMMDNSTHQLDTGFTVARVLGAVALSGRQLSLAARALLEIVRQEETQQ; translated from the coding sequence ATGGATTCTAACTCTCTCAGCGCCTTCCTCAGCATCGTAGACCAAGGCTCTTTTTCGGAAGCCGCAGAGCTCCTGCACCTGACGCAACCGGCTATCAGTAAACGTCTGGCGGCTCTGGAAAATCAGCTGGGGGTCACGCTAATTGACCGCAGCAACCGGCAGGTTCGATTAACCGATGCCGGTGCCCGGCTGTTACCTCATGCCCGCCGGATTCTGGACGAGATCCACAATGCTCGGGTCTCGCTACTACCCGATAACCAGGAACTTGCAGGCGAGCTTCATATCATTGCCAGCCACCATATCGGACTTCATCACCTGCCGAACTGGTTGAGAAGGTTCACTAAAGACTATCCGGAGGTAACTCTCAATCTTCAGTTCATGGAATCGGATGCGGCCTATTCCCAAATGCGCAAACGCAACGCAGAACTGGCCTTCGTCACACTCAGTGACAGTATGGAAAGCCACTTTATGGTATACGAACAGTGGCCAGATCCTATGGCATTTGTGGTTGGACTCGATCACGAGCTCGCCCTGAAAAAATCAGTGTCTCTCAAGGATCTGGCCATGTATCCGGCGATATTGCCAGATACAACAACGGCGACCTATCGTGCGGTCAGCCGCCTGTTCCTGGAGGCCAATTTGCCGTTACAGCAACAGATCCCGACAAATTATCTTGAGACCATCAAAATGATGACCAGCGTTGGGCTGGGATGGAGTGTCTTACCAGTCAGCATGATGGATAACTCGACCCATCAGCTGGACACTGGCTTTACTGTTGCCAGGGTACTTGGCGCCGTCGCGCTTTCGGGACGTCAACTCAGTCTTGCCGCAAGGGCCTTGCTGGAGATTGTCCGGCAAGAGGAAACACAACAATGA
- the leuC gene encoding 3-isopropylmalate dehydratase large subunit, producing the protein MAGKTLYDKLWDDHLVKQRDDGSALIYIDRQLLHEVTSPQAFEGLRLAGRKPWRLDANLAVPDHNVPTTDREKGIEGIVDPVSRIQVETLDKNCDEFGILEFKIKDKRQGIVHVIGPEQGATLPGMSIVCGDSHTSTHGAFGCLAHGIGTSEVEHVLATQCLVQQKMKNMLVKVNGKLGPGVTGKDVVLAIIGKIGTAGGTGHAIEFGGDAIRDLSMEARMTICNMSIEAGARVGMVAVDDTTIEYVRGRPFAPKEESWEAAVEYWRTLHSDNDAVFDKVVELEGSDIKPQVSWGTSPEMVAGVDGFVPDPGKEADPIKREGIVRALKYMGLEPNMPITGIKLDRVFIGSCTNSRIEDLREAAAVVKGRKVAPSLKQAMVVPGSGLVKAQAEQEGLDKIFIEAGLEWRDPGCSMCLAMNADKLGQGEHCASTSNRNFEGRQGFGGRTHLVSPSMAAAAAVTGHFIDVRELMN; encoded by the coding sequence ATGGCGGGCAAAACGTTATACGACAAATTGTGGGACGACCACCTGGTCAAGCAGCGGGATGACGGTTCGGCGTTGATCTATATCGATCGACAGCTGCTGCATGAAGTGACCTCGCCCCAGGCTTTCGAGGGTCTTCGGCTGGCTGGTCGAAAACCCTGGCGCCTGGATGCCAACCTGGCTGTTCCGGACCACAACGTGCCGACGACCGACAGAGAAAAGGGGATCGAAGGCATTGTGGACCCGGTTTCCCGGATCCAGGTCGAAACTCTCGACAAAAACTGCGACGAGTTCGGTATCCTCGAATTTAAAATCAAGGATAAGCGCCAGGGTATTGTTCATGTCATCGGTCCTGAGCAGGGCGCAACCTTGCCGGGGATGAGTATCGTTTGCGGCGACTCCCACACCTCCACCCATGGCGCATTCGGTTGTCTTGCCCATGGTATCGGCACGTCTGAAGTAGAGCATGTGTTGGCGACCCAATGTCTGGTCCAGCAGAAAATGAAAAACATGCTGGTGAAGGTCAACGGTAAACTTGGGCCGGGGGTAACAGGAAAGGACGTTGTGCTCGCAATCATTGGCAAGATTGGTACCGCCGGCGGTACCGGCCACGCCATAGAATTTGGTGGCGATGCGATCCGTGACCTGAGCATGGAAGCGCGGATGACCATCTGCAACATGTCTATCGAAGCCGGTGCCCGGGTAGGAATGGTTGCGGTGGACGACACCACCATTGAATACGTCCGCGGGCGTCCATTTGCTCCGAAGGAAGAGAGCTGGGAGGCGGCCGTTGAGTACTGGCGTACGTTGCACAGCGATAACGATGCAGTGTTCGACAAAGTGGTTGAACTTGAGGGATCGGACATCAAACCACAGGTCAGCTGGGGCACGTCGCCCGAGATGGTCGCCGGCGTAGACGGCTTCGTTCCGGATCCTGGCAAAGAGGCCGACCCCATCAAGCGTGAAGGCATTGTCCGCGCACTGAAGTACATGGGGCTGGAGCCGAACATGCCGATTACCGGGATTAAGCTGGATCGCGTCTTTATTGGGTCCTGCACCAATAGCCGGATAGAGGACTTGCGTGAAGCCGCAGCGGTGGTCAAAGGGCGCAAAGTCGCGCCAAGCCTCAAGCAGGCGATGGTGGTTCCCGGTTCGGGACTGGTCAAAGCCCAGGCCGAACAGGAAGGTCTCGACAAGATTTTCATCGAAGCCGGGCTGGAATGGCGAGATCCGGGCTGCTCCATGTGCCTGGCAATGAATGCGGACAAGCTGGGGCAGGGTGAGCACTGCGCCTCCACCTCCAACCGCAACTTTGAGGGCCGTCAGGGTTTTGGTGGCCGGACCCATCTGGTCAGCCCCTCAATGGCAGCAGCGGCGGCCGTCACCGGTCATTTTATTGATGTTCGCGAATTGATGAACTGA
- the leuD gene encoding 3-isopropylmalate dehydratase small subunit, whose translation MRALTQHKGLVAPMDRSNVDTDMIIPKQFLKSIKRTGFGPNLFDELRYLDEGKPDQDCSSRPINPDFVLNQDRYKGASVLLARANFGCGSSREHAPWALEDYGFRVIIAPSFADIFYNNCFKNGLLPIVLKEDVVDQLFREAEAVQGYELAVDLEARTVTTPSGDSFSFEVDDFRRHCLLNGLDDIGVTLEDADVITNYEEKRRKTAPWLFGAGN comes from the coding sequence ATGCGCGCATTGACGCAACACAAGGGCCTGGTAGCCCCCATGGACCGTTCCAATGTGGATACGGACATGATTATTCCCAAGCAGTTTCTGAAATCCATCAAACGGACTGGGTTTGGCCCGAATCTGTTCGATGAACTGCGATATCTTGACGAGGGTAAACCGGACCAGGACTGTTCCAGTCGCCCGATCAATCCGGATTTCGTTCTGAACCAGGACCGGTACAAGGGCGCCAGCGTACTGCTTGCCCGTGCCAACTTTGGTTGCGGATCCAGCCGGGAACATGCTCCGTGGGCACTTGAAGATTATGGCTTCCGGGTGATAATCGCACCCAGTTTCGCCGATATTTTTTACAACAACTGCTTTAAGAATGGGCTGTTACCGATTGTTCTAAAAGAAGATGTGGTTGATCAGTTGTTCCGGGAAGCTGAGGCTGTGCAGGGTTACGAGCTCGCTGTGGACCTTGAAGCTAGAACAGTGACCACACCCTCCGGAGACTCCTTCAGCTTCGAGGTGGACGACTTCCGCCGTCACTGTCTGTTAAATGGTCTCGACGATATCGGGGTAACGCTGGAAGATGCCGACGTCATCACGAACTATGAAGAGAAACGTCGAAAGACCGCGCCTTGGTTGTTTGGCGCCGGAAACTGA